In one Gadus morhua chromosome 7, gadMor3.0, whole genome shotgun sequence genomic region, the following are encoded:
- the LOC115547905 gene encoding cytokine receptor common subunit gamma, whose product MAVRLLLLCLTGLVLSEEQPDVDCLVVNLDYVHCVWNGSASPAVNYTFYSTFGKGFNECARYVLENNTTVGCDHPYSELIVERSNTFTTKLMLLNSSFRQIHHLKNKVKLNAPINLTVKNGSDSNLWYYWNDSHISPCIVSQVRHRKGKEWENKSLNISTRTYSINLPSSRCRYELQVRSTIASFCGESSLWSDWSPSAFWGSNRESNGTDLPGSSMSVWSPMLLALGSIVFIILSVTILVRHERLRAILPDPGKNLTKILADGDVEDWLPISKSIKEGFRANYSERACSVREYSRILQSASESSAEQSSSDQSSSDQSSGSFASSVTTDQTNCSVSPSVDEPAGPTSCECDASTIIVHSA is encoded by the exons ATGGCGGTAAGACTGCTCCTCCTTTGCCTCACTGGCCTTGTATTATCTGAAGAACAGCCTG ATGTGGACTGTTTGGTGGTGAACTTAGACTATGTTCACTGTGTTTGGAACGGATCTGCCAGCCCAGCTGTCAATTATACTTTCTATAGCAC GTTTGGTAAGGGATTCAACGAGTGTGCCAGATATGTCTTGGAAAATAACACTACCGTTGGGTGTGATCATCCCTATAGTGAACTAATAGTGGAAAGGTCCAACACATTCACCACCAAACTGATGCTCCTGAACAGTAGCTTTAGGCAGATCCACCATCTCAAAAATAAAG TCAAGCTGAACGCCCCCATCAATTTGACAGTTAAAAATGGTAGTGACTCAAACCTGTGGTACTACTGGAACGACAGCCACATTAGCCCCTGCATAGTGAGCCAAGTTCGCcacaggaaaggaaaggagtgggag AATAAATCCTTGAATATAAGTACGAGAACTTACAGCATCAACCTGCCCTCCAGCCGCTGCCGTTATGAGCTGCAGGTTAGAAGCACCATAGCAAGCTTTTGTGGAGAGTCAAGCCTCTGGAGTGACTGGAGTCCATCGGCCTTCTGGGGGTCCAACAGAGAAAGCAATGGCACAG ACTTGCCAGGTAGCTCCATGTCCGTATGGAGCCCCATGTTGTTGGCTCTTGGGTCCATAGTTTTCATCATTCTATCGGTCACCATTCTTGTGCGACATGAAAG GCTAAGAGCCATCCTCCCAGACCCTGGAAAGAACCTTACCAAAATCCTGgctgatggagatgtagag GATTGGCTGCCAATCTCCAAGAGCATCAAGGAGGGCTTCAGGGCGAACTACAGTGAGCGGGCCTGTTCTGTTCGTGAGTACAGCCGTATCTTACAGTCTGCCAGCGAGAGCTCTGCAGAACAGAGCTCCTCCGACCAGAGCTCATCCGACCAGAGCTCTGGTAGCTTTGCATCATCAGTCACCACCGATCAAACCAACTGCTCCGTCTCCCCATCTGTTGATGAACCTGCAGGACCGACTTCCTGTGAATGTGACGCCTCCACCATTATTGTTCACTCTGCTTGA
- the LOC115546913 gene encoding sodium/hydrogen exchanger 6: MKFISQYLTGVRLSKAALFVPCLLPVLLVWGQGTAMDNTATERMAEESHRQDSANLLIFIMLLTLTILTIWLFKHRRFRFIHETGLAMIYGLLVGVILRFGVHVPQNMNNVIPSCAVNASTATLLVNVNGRFFEYILKGEVSRGNGHQVQDDEMLRKVTFDPEVFFNILLPPIIFHAGYSLKRRHFFRNIGSILTYAFVGTVISCLVIGSIMYGVVTFMKAVGQLGGDFFFTDCLLFGAIVSATDPVTVLAIFNELKVDVDLYALLFGESVLNDAVAIVLSSSIAAYQPAGDNSHSFEALAMLKSFGVFLAVFSGSFLLGVATGVMTAFVTKFTKLRDFPLLETALFFLMSWSTFLLAEACGFTGVVAVLFCGITQAHYTYNNLSPESQERTKQLFELLNFLAENFIFSYMGLTLFSFQSHVFNPLFIIGAFVAVFLGRAANIYPLSFLINLGRKHKIRSNFQHVMMFAGLRGAMTFALSIRDTATYARQMMFSTTLLIVFFTVWICGGGTTPMLSFMSIPVGVDSDQDSSVVLADGSQRRSTKHESAWPFRMWYNFDHNYVKPLLTHSGPPLTATMPACCGPLARCLTSPQAYENEGRLHDDDIDLILNDANASSMYADVTVRTDAFGVHGATDGSGARAAPGGPEDPDRELALGENELVIRGTRLVLPLEDPVDPGQATSPSRRHRF, from the exons ATGAAATTCATATCCCAGTACCTTACCGGTGTTAGGCTTTCGAAGGCGGCCCTGTTTGTGCCTTGTCTCCTGCCCGTCCTGCTAGTTTGGGGCCAGGGCACTGCAATGGACAACACTGCTACTGAGAGGATGGCTGAGGAGAGCCACCGACAGGACAGTGCCAACCTCCTGATATTCATCATGCTCCTCACACTCACTATTCTCACCATCTGGCTATTCAAACACCGCCGGTTTAGGTTTATCCACGAAACAGGACTTGCAATGATTTATG GTCTGTTGGTGGGTGTGATCCTTCGGTTTGGGGTCCATGTGCCCCAGAACATGAACAATGTGATCCCGAGCTGTGCTGTCAACGCCAGTACCGCCACTCTGCTGGTCAACGTCAACGGGAGATTCTTTGAGTATATTCTGAAAGGAGAGGTCAGCCGTGGAAACGGCCATCAAGTACAAGATGACGAGATGTTGAGGAAG gtgacctttgacccagaAGTGTTTTTCAACATTTTGCTACCTCCAATCATCTTCCATGCTGGTTACAGTTTGAAAAGG AGACACTTCTTCAGGAACATTGGCTCCATCCTGACCTACGCCTTCGTGGGAACCGTCATATCCTGCCTAGTTATAGG GTCGATCATGTATGGTGTTGTGACTTTCATGAAGGCTGTGGGACAGCTAGGAGGAGATTTCTTCTTCACTGACTGTCTCCTTTTTGGGGCCATCGTCTCGGCAACCGACCCAG TGACGGTGCTGGCTATCTTCAACGAGCTGAAGGTGGACGTGGACTTGTACGCTCTACTGTTTGGAGAGAGCGTCCTCAACGATGCTGTAGCCATCGTCCTCTCTTC CTCCATCGCGGCCTACCAGCCCGCCGGGGACAACAGCCACAGCTTCGAGGCGCTGGCCATGCTGAAGTCCTTCGGCGTGTTCCTGGCCGTGTTCAGCGGCTCCTTCCTGCTTGGGGTGGCCACCGGCGTCATGACCGCCTTC GTGACCAAATTTACCAAACTGAGGGACTTCCCGCTGTTGGAGACAGCTCTATTTTTCCTCATGTCCTGGAGTACCTTTCTATTGGCTGAAGCCTGCGGGTTCACTG gtGTGGTGGCCGTTCTGTTCTGTGGAATAACTCAGGCTCATTACACCTATAATAACCTCTCACCCGAGTCCCAGGAGAGAACCaagcag CTCTTTGAGTTGCTGAACTTCTTGGCGGAGAACTTCATCTTCTCCTACATGGGCCTGACGCTGTTCTCCTTCCAGTCCCACGTCTTCAACCCCCTCTTCATCATCGGAGCCTTC GTGGCTGTGTTCCTGGGCAGGGCAGCGAACATCTACCCTCTGTCCTTCCTCATCAACCTGGGTCGCAAGCACAAGATCCGCTCCAACTTCCAGCACGTCATGATGTTTGCAG GTCTGCGCGGGGCCATGACCTTTGCCCTCTCCATCCGGGACACGGCGACCTACGCTCGCCAGATGATGTTCTCCACCACGCTGCTCATCGTCTTCTTCACCGTGTGGATCTGTGGGGGCGGGACCACCCCCATGCTGTCCTTCATGAGCAtacc GGTGGGTGTGGACTCGGACCAGGACAGCTCT GTGGTGCTGGCCGATGGCTCTCAGCGTAGAAGCACGAAGCACGAGAGCGCCTGGCCCTTCAGAATGTGGTACAACTTTGACCACAA CTACGTGAAGCCCCTGCTGACCCACAGCGGACCCCCGCTGACAGCCACCATGCCCGCCTGCTGCGGCCCGCTGGCCCGCTGCCTCACCAGCCCCCAGGCCTAcgag AACGAGGGTCGTCTCCACGACGACGACATCGACCTCATCCTGAACGACGCCAACGCCAGCTCCATGTACGCCGATGTCACCGTCAGGACGGACGCCTTCGGGGTCCACGGCGCCACCGACGGCAGCGGCGCCCGGGCGGCCCCCGGGGGGCCCGAGGACCCGGACCGGGAGCTGGCCCTGGGGGAAAACGAGCTGGTGATCCGGGGCACCCGGCTGGTCCTGCCCCTGGAGGACCCGGTGGACCCGGGCCAGGCCACCTCCCCCTCACGCAGACACCGGTTCTGA